The following proteins are encoded in a genomic region of Dyadobacter sp. UC 10:
- a CDS encoding metallophosphoesterase — translation MSRPVFFLLLTFILLAIDFYVWQGLRFAIRNLSPVTQRWIGGTYWGFTLITLLAYVAMQLLPADYFKSTTRTFVVAFIAIPYLSKLLAVLILLIDDVRRFLQWVASYIFPSAAPISPETGEPVIPRSQFLATTAIVAGTGLMGTFAFGILSGAHDYRIRRVKVPLKNLPRAFHGLKIAQLSDIHSGSFFNKTAVKGGVEMLMKEKPDIAFFTGDLVNDRAVEVEDYINIFDKIKAPLGVHSVLGNHDYGDYFKWPDVTAKNNNLANLQKAHKLLGWNLMLDEHRPIRVDGEEIGLIGIQNWGAGNFAKYGNLEKAYQDTGDFPVKILLSHDPSHWDEQVLPKYKDIDLALAGHTHGMQFGVEIGKFRWSPVQYRYKRWAGLYEQNDQFLYVNRGFGYLGYPGRVGILPEITILELVKA, via the coding sequence ATGTCAAGACCTGTCTTTTTTTTATTACTGACTTTCATCCTTCTCGCAATAGATTTTTATGTTTGGCAAGGGCTGCGGTTTGCGATCCGTAATCTTTCTCCCGTCACGCAACGCTGGATCGGAGGCACCTATTGGGGTTTCACTTTGATAACCCTACTTGCTTATGTGGCCATGCAGTTGCTGCCAGCCGATTATTTCAAAAGCACAACACGCACTTTTGTCGTTGCCTTTATTGCGATACCTTATTTATCAAAGCTGCTGGCCGTTTTGATTTTGTTGATTGACGATGTCCGGCGATTTTTACAATGGGTTGCCAGCTACATCTTCCCCTCGGCTGCCCCCATTTCACCGGAAACGGGTGAGCCGGTAATTCCAAGATCACAGTTTTTGGCTACAACGGCAATCGTAGCCGGAACCGGCTTGATGGGAACATTCGCATTTGGGATCCTGTCCGGCGCCCACGATTACCGCATTCGCCGGGTGAAAGTCCCGTTGAAGAATTTGCCTCGTGCCTTTCATGGATTGAAAATTGCACAATTATCAGATATCCATTCAGGTAGCTTTTTTAATAAGACCGCTGTGAAAGGGGGCGTTGAAATGCTGATGAAGGAAAAACCGGATATTGCTTTTTTTACAGGAGATCTGGTAAACGACAGGGCAGTGGAGGTGGAGGATTACATTAATATTTTCGACAAAATTAAAGCGCCGCTGGGTGTGCATTCGGTCCTCGGCAACCATGATTATGGGGATTACTTCAAATGGCCGGATGTTACGGCAAAAAATAATAACCTGGCCAATCTGCAAAAGGCACACAAGCTTTTGGGGTGGAATCTGATGCTGGATGAACATCGCCCGATCCGGGTTGATGGTGAAGAGATCGGATTAATTGGCATTCAGAACTGGGGAGCGGGAAATTTTGCCAAATACGGAAACTTGGAAAAAGCTTATCAGGATACCGGTGACTTTCCGGTTAAAATATTGCTCTCGCATGATCCCAGTCATTGGGATGAGCAGGTTCTGCCGAAATACAAAGATATTGATCTGGCCTTGGCAGGTCATACGCACGGTATGCAGTTCGGTGTGGAAATTGGCAAATTCAGGTGGAGCCCGGTGCAGTACAGGTACAAACGCTGGGCGGGTTTGTATGAGCAAAATGATCAATTTTTGTATGTGAACCGGGGTTTCGGGTATCTCGGATATCCTGGGAGGGTGGGTATTTTACCTGAAATCACTATCTTGGAATTAGTGAAAGCATAA
- a CDS encoding YqgE/AlgH family protein, with the protein MSASMNVAKGSLLIAKPFLGDPNFERGVILMCEHNEQGSFGFVLNQTTDLFLGDVLEETIYQDITLHLGGPVEKNTLHFIHRRPDLIQGGSEIIRGVYWGGDFTNVKTLLNMNTLREEDVRFFIGYSGWSGGQLSDEIEQDSWIISNTTSDFLFSTPPGNFWREVLRNMGGEYKSIAHYPIDPRLN; encoded by the coding sequence CCTGTTGATTGCAAAGCCGTTTTTGGGAGACCCGAATTTTGAAAGAGGGGTAATTCTGATGTGCGAGCACAATGAGCAGGGCAGTTTTGGTTTTGTGCTGAACCAGACTACCGATCTGTTTCTCGGCGATGTACTCGAAGAAACCATTTATCAGGATATCACCCTCCATCTGGGCGGCCCTGTTGAGAAAAATACTTTGCATTTTATTCACCGCCGGCCCGATCTGATCCAGGGCGGTTCGGAAATTATTCGGGGCGTTTACTGGGGAGGTGATTTTACAAATGTCAAGACACTCTTGAATATGAATACCCTTCGCGAGGAAGACGTCCGGTTTTTTATCGGTTATTCAGGGTGGAGTGGCGGGCAGCTAAGCGACGAGATTGAGCAGGACTCCTGGATCATTTCCAATACTACATCAGATTTTCTTTTTTCAACACCTCCCGGCAACTTTTGGAGAGAAGTGCTGCGCAATATGGGAGGCGAATACAAGTCCATTGCGCATTATCCGATTGACCCCAGATTGAACTAG